A single window of Taeniopygia guttata chromosome 1, bTaeGut7.mat, whole genome shotgun sequence DNA harbors:
- the CRACDL gene encoding CRACD-like protein isoform X6, producing the protein MSSSRTMDPKMREAEGDGEDNSGKKKSKFKSFKKFFGKKKRKETSSVSSSLKLCQSTNDVAASHDMRTSYDSEDELETHKGIMGSRALSHDSIFILETGQEPARPVRVFSQENVSDRIRALQLKLQPTMKLGPPPPFGLHAKRTEDTGTSSEDDGLPRSPPEMSLLHESLSSGMRTRVTLSSSRSRSTDSQLLTRHGSTKTESPRTSDSTISPTANFDTPPELSAFLDNSAAKHKLLIKPRNQRSSRTRKFSQRTQSESLTDLSCTPEEEEEEDDAVFKPNNQELPCSTAAMQDVASWPKPRMPEDLPPALRPVMTQTVSVSAVGQQTLLPENKPEDCQPALEITCEESESSLPSQGKDSVTSCSSSNREVQKQEDSSETLVLLSGDGSINIVNQENKEFPTVFPLNKLPSEENISISKNNIVCLGRLEENKQKDDQLPVEMPCNKGEDKEFTLLSESSKEFFMGPSQPTDFFHVSHPASSMQMGSSTFCSPEKIKTAQEATASNKENSQSLVHREEQLGKQAVKAVNELNAFKKFSVSSARERPSTRSLYFPERSESESPLNTGFFLSKAKVSSRNEKWQDDFQKGSGLNEEKSSSKKETLLPESHSENTGQPTESLASYVSPAVDPVPMPSNSSVVSQNQPSCKDRSPFQVKLRSTSLSLKYEDNSPPESKGIKRYSAEFNLENGALPSFLRGDKAEIRKTANTNTGDSLNEKIKPKAKSSEQLSCKPPLPKKPVLQSITIPNTTASKEKQDKAIDSPESRNEDRDLEKQSTACKVPDKNNLSTEKSVPSPMAASDSGRDPDTPTEPAWISIARQKQRGMHQEKELDREKLVAPDNKSNTEKQNKGNEQTEGPVKQQRSKPSHLAPKSTSEEQRKDSKSAEKSLLRTNSLSHYVPVAPSPALVDKEEISHLKKASSAAPSQPAWMELAKKKSQAWSDMPQIIK; encoded by the exons ATGAGTTCCTCAAGGACAATGGACCCTAAGATGAGAGAGGCTGAAGGAGATGGAGAGGACAATTCAG gaaagaaaaaatcgAAGTTCAAATCTTTCAAAAAGTTTTTtggtaaaaagaaaaggaaagagacaTCTTCTGTGAGCAGCAGTCTGAAGTTGTGCCAGTCAACAAATGATGTCGCGGCCTCTCATGACATGCGCACTAGCTATGATTCTGAAGATGAACTTGA GACACATAAAGGCATTATGGGAAGCAGAGCTTTGTCACATGATAGCATTTTCATCCTTGAGACTGGGCAAGAGCCTGCAAGGCCAGTAAGAGTGTTTTCTcaagaaaatgtttctgatCGGATTAGAGCTTTACAG CTGAAACTCCAGCCTACCATGAAATTGGGACCTCCACCTCCATTTGGACTTCATGCAAAGCGAACAGAGGATACTGGGACCAGTTCTGAAGATGATGGATTACCCAGGAGCCCTCCAGAAATGTCTTTGCTTCATGAAAGCCTAAGCTCAGGCATGAGAACAAGA gttacGTTGAGTTCTTCTAGATCTCGCTCTACAGACAGTCAGCTACTCACTAGGCATGGAAGTACCAAAACTGAGTCTCCCCGGACATCTGACAGTACCATCTCCCCTACAGCCAATTTTGACACTCcacctgagctttctgctttcttGGATAATTCTGCTGCTAAACATAAGCTTTTAATAAAACCACGGAACCAGAGATCCAGTAGAACAAGAAAATTTTCTCAG AGGACCCAGTCTGAATCTCTGACTGATTTGAGCTGTACcccagaggaagaagaagaagaggatgaTGCTGTTTTCAAACCCAACAATCAAGAACTGCcatgcagcacagctgcaaTGCAGGATGTGGCTTCCTGGCCAAAGCCCAGAATGCCTGAGGACCTCCCCCCTGCTTTGAGACCGGTGATGACTCAGACTGTTTCCGTGTCTGCTGTTGGACAGCAAACCCTGCTACCAGAGAATAAGCCAGAGGACTGCCAACCAGCACTGGAAATCACATGTGAGGAGTCTGAGTCCTCACTGCCCTCACAAGGCAAAGACTCTGTAACTTCTTGTTCCAGTTCAAACAGAGAAGTACAAAAGCAAGAAGATTCCTCAGAAACGCTGGTTCTGTTGTCTGGAGATGGGTCAATCAATATCGTAAATCAAGAAAATAAGGAGTTTCCTACTGTGTTTCCATTAAATAAATTAccttctgaagaaaatatttcaattagTAAGAATAATATTGTTTGCTTGGGAAggttagaagaaaataaacagaaggaTGATCAGTTACCTGTGGAAATGCCCTGCAATAAAGGGGAAGACAAAGAGTTTACCCTATTATCAGAGTCCAGCAAGGAATTTTTCATGGGTCCTTCCCAGCCCACAGACTTCTTCCATGTTTCACATCCTGCTTCCTCAATGCAGATGGGATCATCTACATTCTGCTCTCCAGAGAAGATAAAGACTGCACAGGAGGCAACTGCTTCCAATAAGGAGAACAGTCAGTCACTGGTCCACAGGGAGGAACAGTTGGGGAAGCAAGCTGTAAAAGCAGTTAATGAACTCAATGCCTTCAAAAAGTTTTCCGTTTCCTCTGCACGGGAGAGACCAAGCACCAGAAGCCTGTATTTCCCAGAAAGATCAGAGTCGGAAAGCCCATTAAATACTGGATTCTTCCTTTCCAAAGCAAAGGTCTCCTCAAGAAATGAGAAGTGGCAAGATGACTTCCAGAAGGGATCAGGTCTGAACGAGGAAAAAAGTAGCAGCAAAAAGGAGACTTTGCTGCCAGAGTCCCACTCTGAGAACACAGGCCAACCTACAGAAAGTTTGGCCAGTTATGTTTCCCCAGCTGTTGACCCAGTACCAATGCCAAGCAATTCTTCAGTGGTATCCCAGAATCAGCCAAGTTGTAAAGATAGAAGTCCTTTTCAAGTGAAACTTAGATCCACCTCACTGTCCTTGAAATATGAAGACAACTCACCACCAGAATCAAAAGGGATTAAAAGATACAGTGCagaatttaatttagaaaatggGGCATTGCCTTCCTTTTTAAGAGGTGATAAGGCAGAGATCAGAAAAACAGCCAATACAAACACTGGTGATTCTTTAAATGAGAAGATCAAACCCAAAGCAAAGTCATCTGAACAGCTTAGCTGCAAACCTCCATTGCCTAAAAAGCCAGTGTTGCAAAGCATAACCATTCCAAACACTACTGCGAGCAAGGAGAAGCAGGACAAAGCTATTGACTCTCCTGAATCCAGAAATGAAGACAGAGACTTGGAGAAACAGTCAACTGCTTGTAAAGTTCCTG ACAAAAATAATCTGTCAACAGAGAAAAGTGTGCCTTCCCCCATGGCTGCCAGCGACTCTGGAAGAGATCCTGACACTCCTACAGAGCCAGCCTGGATTTCCATTGCAAGGCAAAAGCAGAGGGGCATGCACCAGGAGAAGGAACTCGACAGAGAAAAGCTTGTGGCTCCAGATAATAAGTCAAATacagagaaacagaataaaGGAAATGAACAAACAGAG GGGCCAGTGAAACAACAACGGAGTAAACCTTCACACTTGGCACCTAAAAGCACTTCTGAAGAGCAGAGGAAAGACTCAAAGTCTGCAGAGAAGTCCCTGTTGAGAACCAATTCATTGTCACATTATGTCCCTG TAGCTCCATCACCTGCACTGGTGGATAAGGAGGAAATAAGCCACTTGAAGAAAGCCAGTAGtgctgctcccagtcagccaGCATGGATGGAGCTGGCCAAAAAGAAGTCTCAAGCTTGGAGTGATATGCCACAGATTATAAAATAG